In Chryseobacterium oranimense, a single window of DNA contains:
- a CDS encoding SatD family protein encodes MIAVITGDIINSQHADTEVWITRLKNLLENWGSSPLAWEIYRGDEFQFKCSIDEVFWRFLAIKSLIRSQENLDVRIAIGIGEENFSSEKITESNGTAYVYSGRLLNDLKSDGHTVSIKTSNEAVDRDLNILLKWSSKDFDSWTVATAEIIHEMIMNRDITQEDLAKKFAISQSSVSQRLKRANYDLIVETNQYFKKKISEL; translated from the coding sequence ATGATAGCGGTCATAACCGGTGATATTATAAATTCACAGCATGCAGACACAGAAGTTTGGATCACCAGACTCAAGAATCTCCTGGAAAACTGGGGAAGTTCACCGCTCGCATGGGAAATCTACAGAGGAGACGAGTTTCAGTTCAAATGCAGTATAGATGAAGTATTCTGGCGTTTCCTAGCCATTAAGTCCCTTATAAGAAGTCAGGAAAATTTAGATGTGAGAATTGCCATAGGCATCGGGGAAGAAAATTTTTCCTCTGAAAAAATTACCGAATCCAACGGAACAGCTTACGTGTATTCCGGAAGATTGCTGAATGACCTGAAAAGTGACGGTCACACCGTTTCCATAAAAACATCAAATGAAGCTGTAGACCGGGATTTAAATATCCTTCTGAAATGGTCATCAAAAGATTTTGACAGCTGGACGGTAGCTACCGCAGAAATCATCCATGAAATGATCATGAACCGGGATATCACACAGGAAGATCTCGCCAAGAAATTTGCTATTTCACAGTCCTCCGTAAGCCAGAGACTGAAACGCGCCAACTACGACCTTATCGTAGAAACCAACCAGTACTTTAAAAAGAAAATCTCAGAACTGTAA